The Episyrphus balteatus chromosome 3, idEpiBalt1.1, whole genome shotgun sequence genome segment ATGATTTACAGAAAAACGAATGGGATCCAGTGATTGAGTGGTTCAACAAACGTTTCGACACAAATATTCAAAAGACACCAAGTATATTACCTCCGATTGTGTCGGATGATGATAAAATGAAGATATCCAAATACTTTTTATCGCACAGTGAAGATGTCCTCTATGgtttgactttttttgtttgcttatgaACTTCTTCTATTCAATAGAGAAATCCTTTATTCTAGGCTATATCTTTGCTGTGGACACTCTAAAGTCGATAATCCTCTCTTGTGCCGTGATTGAGCAACACATCACCGCAGACAAAGCTGTAACCCTATCCCGCCTCGAAGAGGAATTCCAATTGAAATTCTGGGGTCGTGTTGAATGGGCTCACGATATGAACCAACAAGAGTTACAATCTCGTCTAGCAGCTGCCATACTTTTTGTCCATTTCAATCGATCCGAACGATTCATCAAGGAGAAGCTAATTGTTTAGAAAATAAAGTGCACGACTCTatattagtttaaaaataaccattaacttttattatttagaaaaccgtctatatataaattttaaacaaaattggtttAAATTAACGATTTAGGGGAAGAGCTTAAAAAACAGAAGTATGCACCATATTTCTACTATCCgcattttttttagagaatctTAAAACGCAGTTTTGGTTGCATTAGTTACAGCATAATgtgtattgaaatttaaaaaaaagctttttcgagaaaattgcaatagctcgaaaatttgtatgggagggtacactttctaaagaagatattaaaaaacaaaaaaaacaaacaactttgtaaattacgaaaaaatcatccgtaccaattttcaagaaattcCGTCCACCCATTTAGGCTGTTGCtttgtgtacagatggacgcacggacacgcagagaccgacggacgtcatgaccaaaaccacttttttggatTTGTCCATCATCGTtattttagttttgattaaaacctcgaaattttttgacacgaaacgaATAGATACGATGATTATATTTCTGGGAGCTAAACCTTGGACAAAAAATCtaatatatataattctcctgtgcgtttgtttgtgagcctactccttctaaacgactggacagatttttctgaaatttggtgggtgtgataaggtccatcagagacaggttttgtttcataattggacccggtaggtggcgctgttgtcgagttgtaggaaaattgcatattctgaacgaacgactggacagatttttgtgaaattttgtgtatgtgataaagtccatccgagacaggattgttttataattggacccggtaggtggcgctgttgtcgagttttaggaaaattgtatattttgaacgaacgactggacagatttttgtgaaattttgtttatgtgataaggtaCGTCCGAGACaagtttttttctataattttaccCGGTAGGTGgtgctgttgtcgagttttaggataatttcatattttgaacgaacgactgggcagatttttatgaaatgttgTGTATGTGATAAAGTCTATCCGAGACgggttttgtttcaaaattggacccggtaggtggcgctgttgtcgagttttaggataatttcatattttgaacgaacgactgaacagatttttgtgaaattttgtttatgtgataaggtccgtccaagacaggtttttttataattggacccggtaggtggcgctgttgtcgagttaggaaaatttcatattttgaccaGACTGGGGGCCAATTTGGTTCTGTGAAAAcgtgaatcgaaaaaaaaaactttttcattttagcTTTCAAACACTCTTTTCACTTTTTCGATTCATTTGAAACGAAAAACGATTCTCATCCTATGATATCACAAataatttagtgaaaaaaatatatatttatatgaatatttttgatgtttgttttcattttttcacagaacgaGAATAAAATGAGTGAACAAGTGAAAAGCTTTTCGTTTCACTtattcacagaaccagaattggccccctggagagatttttctgaaatttggtggatgtgataaggtccatccgagacaggttttgtttcataattggacccggtaggtggcgctgatgtcgagttttaggaaaattgtatattttgaacgaacgactgaacagattttttgtgaaattttgtttatgtgataaggtccgtccgagacaggtttttttttataattggacccggtaggtggcgctgttgtcgagttttagaaaaattgcatattttgaccagactggagagatttttgtgaaattttgtgtgtgtggtaTGGACCCAGTAGGtgtcgctgttgtcaagttatagttaaattccatatttgaaGTCCGAATGACAGTAGAtatagatttttatgaaattttgtgtgtgtgtgtgtgtgtgtgtgataaggttcgttcgagacaggttttgttttatagttggacctggtatgttgtcaagttataagcaaattcaatatttggggttcaaaATCGCTCATATTCAagggtaataaaaacaaacatgaattaactctttaaaatgttagtcccgcaaagaaaattgtttaccatcagtatatctcaattaaatttatgactgcatcttaaaatttgtttaagttgtttcaactaccattaatacaatttccgcataaaaatcaaatgatttattttttttaaagaaatatttcgaCGTATGTATGAATAGAATTAAGacgaaatcttttcatttttaattgtttttttttttaagattttatcctATTGCTATTGTTTCGGTTACTGGCTCCAACATTACTCACACGGTAACGGTTAAGAAACGAACAAATACAAACTTCAATGAAACCAAAATATGTAAGAGAGagaatactatttttaaagtgGATTAAAAATGAGCGTTGAAAGTGCATGCTACATtccgcaaataaaaattttggaagttaaaacgaaagtcaacaaaacaaaaacaatggttGTTTGtatagtcggtttacggacgataattttacgtgataacgtcataagaaaacaggttgtttaaacaaaaaaaaagtaaaaagatcgTTCTTGGTGTTGGAATTCCAGGCCTCTGGTGCAAAACACAAATCATTAACAGTTTCACAAAAGAAAGGGAGAATGAGTCATATTTTTCTATAATGGCAGGCGGGATTCATCGATTTaggcactttttgcaaaaaaaaaataagaagtgaaACCAGAGccagtttttgtatatttgtgaaTTATATAACCTTTATTGGTTGAATAAATTccgataaaaatttgtaatagctgtcaaacaaatgatttgctttgtttaatattttaaacagttttacatatgtatgtacctatgtataatgggaaaaggttaacacattacaaaatcaaaaattggaaataaaacttggaaaagggggaacgaagtccgccgggtcagctagtaagttttataaaatcttatataattaaaagaaaatttataagataaagaaagaaacaataaaatgcCAACTACGCTACgtgtaacaaacacaaaactaaaaaaaaaaaaaaaaaatgcacgactggatctTACGATTAAGttgttaagttaaaaaaaatattttgatttttcaaaaaaaaaaaaaaaaaattttctaaatgaGTTTTCTTAATGCTTCCTAATTTTCATATCAAGGTAAACGTTTCGtcgttaacaaaaatatttttttttaatcaaaatcgcaAGAgctatatttttaactttttcaatataattttaaatgattttaaaattgaaatttttatttaatcttttttaaaactactgcttttatctgaaaaattaaagaaactttttatttatatacttatatgcatttaaaattttaaatacaaaatcagAGAATACGGGACAAATACGGGACAGATtgcaaaatacgggacacttatacatGCCgggttttttcttaaataataatCCGTTACAAGTTAAAGAAATACGGCACAGTCCCGGGAAAATTAAGAGAAAAGTACTGGTTGCCTTAAGGGCTTTagcaataatcaaatttaaagctcactttaatatttaactgaattcaacatatttcaccacaccaataaattaatttaatagtcTGGTTAAAGGTTAACActcggttaaattttgttgttgggaaactcaactataaaatttaaccgagcgatatagcctttaacttgactattaaattggttattgcTATGGTAAAATATGTGTAATTAAAGCTAGGACTCGAATTTCTGACTATTttagaagctacagcctaaatggatggaccaattctcttcaaacttggtatgtagcagtttttgaagattgtgcagatgattctatggaattaatttttttagaagcttATCAAACGACACCTGTGATGCACCAATCCtagaaaaagtataattttctcaaaaactcttttaacgattaaaattaaaaaaaaaattaaatgtggtTTTTGGACAAGACCTAATCTTTTaacaaaacaagattttttcaaaagtcattattaacgTTACcggtcatagaaccgttttttttttttaactttgaatttctctcaaacgacatattacattttatgaaaattatttatataaaagcatttatatagtcttagtataaatcaaaaataaaattttgaagaaacgcatttttggatttttgaaaaaatgttgattcttttttttttggaaaatcaaattttccaaaataggTCAttagattcttttgaaattttggttttaggtgttgatctATATTAACTTaaatatggcataccaactttattttatttagaattataaaataaaaaaaaaaaaacctgggaCTCCCGCGTGTGAGCCGAATACTCATCGAATTTTTTGCACTTGTTGGGTTTTGAAATTGCCGCTcagctcagccgctcaggacgtggccgtagccttatagattttttttaataacaaaatttgaaccattatttaaatgatttaatttaaaaaaaatttatttagctatttttaaatatcatcagtagtAACTTTAaccggaaagttacctacaacatGTAACTAAACtacgagaaagataaattgctagcTAAGTAACATCTGAACTTTGCAGTCGAGAGGACGAGGTGGTTTTAGtgaagagtcccacatatctatgacCACTCGTTTTCCTGCcgtcatagaatcttttgaagatttcaacacctacccacggacaaaaaaagTCTTAGGAAAACCTTGACGATGATCACCGTATCTATAGAAGGCAAGgtaagcaaggtaagccacctacagaagtgacgtcttacagaccaatatcgcttataccaattatggcaaaagtttttgaaaaactgcttctgaagagacttaacaaaattatagaagaaagaaggttaatcccaaatcatcagtttggctttagaaataaacattccacgatagaccaagttcatagaataacggatgtaatagaaaaagcattagaagaaaaacaaatctgttcagctattttcttagatgttgctcaagcctttgacaaggtttggcatgagggacttgagtacaaacttttttgaatcaaaatcgCAAGAgctatatttttaactttttcaatataattttaaatgatttaaagctcactttaatatttaactgaattctacatatttcaccacaccaataattaatttaatagtcTGGTTAAAGGTTAACActcggttaaattttgttgttgggaaactcaactataaaatttaaccgagcgatatagcctttaacttgactattaaattggttattgcT includes the following:
- the LOC129917018 gene encoding ATP synthase mitochondrial F1 complex assembly factor 2 — encoded protein: MNTNLNILRNIFLNGKTSFYNVPRRFYAAPKRFYKNTNVLYNDGKYEITLDHRKLKTPKGNPFLLKSEPLAIAVATEFANQKETIAQSSMHLSALCFTSMDNPNHLSKPEMVNYMLNFLPTDTVLYQTEEQKDLYDLQKNEWDPVIEWFNKRFDTNIQKTPSILPPIVSDDDKMKISKYFLSHSEDVLYGYIFAVDTLKSIILSCAVIEQHITADKAVTLSRLEEEFQLKFWGRVEWAHDMNQQELQSRLAAAILFVHFNRSERFIKEKLIV